Proteins encoded within one genomic window of Bermanella sp. WJH001:
- the dnaX gene encoding DNA polymerase III subunit gamma/tau, producing MSYQVLARKWRPQFFKDMVGQEHVMRALINALDNQRLHHAYLFTGTRGVGKTTIARILAKCLNCEQGITSEPCGECNSCQEISQGRFVDLIEVDAASRTKVEDTREILDNVQYAPTRGRFKVYLIDEVHMLSNSSFNALLKTLEEPPEHVKFLLATTDPQKLPATILSRCLQFSLKNMTPERIVGYLKNILGQENIPAEEPGLWLLGRAAEGSMRDALSLTDQAISFGQGHIKELDVASMLGTVDRGRVFQLAIALAEADAATALQLVAQMAEHAVDFNNLLADLIHLIHRIAIAQAVPDAVDNSQGDKEQVLALAQSMSPAMIQLMYQVALTGKRDLPLAPEPRSGMEMTLLRMINFAPVGQQAEAQSPAGVPQVKKPDLAHLKRQVINKAHDTSSEVTPPAVQVSAVEASSPEPINEAAAQPAPSHHSDFIPQTGETAPVQAPEPAHVSAPAPDELDVPWDTTNEPHIEPIGSPEVNIPQEMPVVAAPVEFTQPLQAPIEQPQPDVIEPPLQSTNVAPIQKMAAVEEPQVQAPSEPSAQEQEQQIKGAAKQAQLEQEIADLKSMPLNSTSWPMIFNALPLEGMLRNLVANTCLMQAEGPQLVFHSDAGHMRLFGEAHQKRFAQVLNEALNQTYLVQVLEGPIQFETPAQRAQRLQEERLAQAVASIEQDPKVQALRQAFNAQVIMDTITPVD from the coding sequence ATGAGTTATCAGGTACTGGCGCGTAAATGGCGTCCACAATTTTTCAAGGACATGGTAGGGCAAGAGCATGTCATGCGCGCCCTTATCAACGCCCTTGATAATCAGCGCCTGCATCATGCGTATTTGTTCACTGGTACTCGTGGTGTAGGTAAAACCACCATTGCCCGTATTTTGGCCAAGTGTTTGAACTGCGAACAGGGCATTACCTCTGAGCCGTGTGGCGAATGTAACAGCTGCCAAGAAATCAGTCAGGGCCGCTTTGTTGATTTAATTGAGGTGGATGCGGCCTCGCGCACCAAGGTTGAAGATACTCGCGAAATTCTGGATAACGTACAATATGCGCCTACTCGTGGGCGCTTCAAGGTTTACCTCATCGATGAGGTGCACATGCTTTCAAACTCCAGTTTTAACGCCTTGTTAAAAACACTGGAAGAACCACCAGAGCACGTAAAATTTCTGTTAGCCACCACTGACCCGCAAAAACTACCGGCCACTATTTTAAGTCGCTGTTTGCAGTTCAGTTTAAAAAACATGACCCCTGAACGCATTGTGGGTTATTTAAAGAATATTTTGGGTCAAGAAAATATCCCAGCAGAAGAGCCAGGTTTATGGCTATTAGGGCGCGCCGCAGAAGGCAGTATGCGCGATGCATTAAGCCTCACCGACCAAGCCATTAGTTTTGGCCAGGGCCATATTAAAGAATTAGACGTAGCCAGTATGCTGGGTACGGTGGACCGTGGTCGTGTATTCCAACTTGCCATTGCTTTAGCCGAAGCAGACGCCGCCACAGCGTTGCAGTTAGTGGCACAAATGGCCGAACATGCCGTGGACTTTAATAATTTACTGGCCGATTTGATTCATTTGATTCACCGCATTGCCATAGCCCAAGCGGTACCCGATGCGGTTGACAATAGCCAAGGGGACAAAGAGCAAGTTTTAGCATTGGCACAGTCCATGAGCCCAGCCATGATTCAGCTTATGTATCAGGTAGCCTTAACCGGTAAACGAGATTTGCCATTGGCACCTGAGCCGCGCTCTGGCATGGAAATGACATTGCTGCGCATGATCAACTTTGCGCCAGTGGGTCAGCAGGCCGAAGCACAAAGCCCCGCGGGAGTGCCCCAGGTAAAAAAGCCTGATCTGGCGCATCTCAAGCGCCAGGTAATCAATAAGGCGCACGATACCAGTAGCGAAGTGACCCCGCCGGCTGTTCAGGTTTCAGCTGTTGAGGCCAGTTCGCCTGAGCCAATAAATGAAGCCGCGGCACAACCTGCGCCGTCACATCACAGTGATTTTATTCCTCAAACAGGCGAAACAGCCCCTGTTCAGGCTCCCGAGCCTGCTCATGTTTCAGCGCCTGCACCCGATGAATTAGATGTGCCTTGGGATACTACCAACGAGCCTCACATAGAGCCTATTGGTAGCCCTGAGGTTAATATTCCGCAAGAAATGCCTGTGGTTGCAGCGCCTGTTGAGTTCACTCAACCGCTTCAAGCGCCCATTGAGCAGCCACAACCTGATGTGATTGAGCCACCGCTGCAATCTACAAATGTGGCGCCAATACAAAAGATGGCAGCCGTTGAAGAGCCTCAAGTCCAAGCGCCAAGTGAGCCAAGCGCCCAAGAACAAGAGCAGCAAATCAAAGGCGCGGCGAAACAAGCGCAGCTAGAACAAGAAATTGCCGATTTAAAATCCATGCCGCTTAATAGTACAAGCTGGCCTATGATATTTAACGCGCTGCCCCTAGAAGGCATGTTGCGCAATTTAGTTGCCAATACTTGTTTGATGCAGGCTGAAGGGCCCCAGCTAGTGTTTCATAGTGATGCTGGCCATATGCGCTTATTTGGTGAGGCCCATCAAAAACGCTTTGCTCAGGTATTGAACGAGGCGCTTAATCAAACCTATCTGGTGCAAGTATTAGAAGGCCCTATTCAGTTTGAAACACCGGCACAGCGCGCCCAACGACTGCAAGAAGAGCGACTAGCCCAAGCGGTTGCCAGCATCGAGCAAGACCCAAAAGTACAAGCCCTGCGACAAGCGTTCAATGCGCAGGTTATAATGGACACCATTACCCCCGTTGACTGA
- a CDS encoding DUF808 domain-containing protein — translation MAGASLLTLLDDIATVLDDIAVMSKVAAKKTAGVLGDDLALNAQQVSGIRAERELPVVWQVAKGSFLNKLILVPIAILISVILPWLVQPLLMIGGAYLCFEGAEKIIHSLLHRNNKQDQQVHQNQLNALADPTQDMAAFEKNKIKGAIRTDFILSAEIIVIALGTVAAASLMNQILVVSTIAIAMTIGVYGLVALIVKLDDMGLYLTHNYPSGLINKLGSGLLWFAPQLMKTLSVVGTTAMFLVGGSILVHGLPFLHHIVDDIHLWSLTLGAMAGLSGVILPILFDLVVGLTLGSLVVLVINIFVRIKQSLFTH, via the coding sequence ATGGCTGGCGCGAGTTTATTAACGCTTTTAGATGATATTGCCACCGTATTAGACGACATTGCTGTCATGAGCAAAGTGGCCGCTAAAAAGACCGCGGGGGTGCTAGGTGACGATCTTGCCTTAAACGCCCAGCAGGTGAGCGGCATTCGTGCAGAGCGTGAACTGCCTGTTGTGTGGCAAGTGGCCAAGGGCTCATTCTTAAACAAGCTCATTTTAGTGCCCATTGCCATTCTCATCAGCGTGATTTTACCTTGGTTGGTTCAACCGTTATTAATGATTGGCGGCGCGTATTTATGTTTTGAAGGGGCTGAGAAAATCATTCACAGCTTACTGCACCGAAATAACAAACAAGATCAACAGGTCCATCAAAACCAGCTAAATGCACTGGCCGACCCAACGCAAGATATGGCGGCTTTCGAAAAAAACAAAATCAAAGGCGCTATTCGTACCGATTTTATTCTTTCGGCTGAAATCATCGTAATTGCCCTTGGCACAGTGGCAGCTGCCAGCCTGATGAATCAAATATTAGTGGTCAGCACCATCGCCATTGCCATGACCATTGGGGTGTATGGTTTGGTGGCGCTCATTGTAAAGCTCGACGATATGGGGCTGTATTTAACTCACAATTACCCATCCGGTTTAATAAATAAACTTGGGAGCGGTTTATTGTGGTTTGCACCGCAACTCATGAAAACATTATCCGTGGTGGGTACCACCGCCATGTTTTTAGTGGGTGGTAGTATCTTGGTTCATGGCTTGCCGTTTTTGCACCACATTGTTGATGACATTCATTTGTGGTCACTCACGTTAGGCGCTATGGCTGGTTTGAGTGGTGTCATACTGCCAATTTTATTTGATTTAGTCGTCGGCTTAACCTTAGGCAGCTTAGTGGTTTTAGTGATTAACATCTTTGTTCGAATCAAACAAAGCCTTTTCACCCATTAA